In Treponema denticola, one genomic interval encodes:
- a CDS encoding Gfo/Idh/MocA family protein produces the protein MKIALIGCGRISFKHIEAFVFMKGRVQFVAACDPILERAEEKRLEYKKSLPNADVKIFADYKEMLKECKPDVVTIATESGKHKDIAVHCLKNGAHVICEKPMALSTSDAQTMIDTAKQNNKKLAVCFQNRFNAPVVKTREALEKGRFGKMLHGMIQVRWNRNEGYYAQAPWRGTWEQDGGTLMNQCTHGIDLLQWMMGEDAVRVQAQTRRFMRPIEAEDFGCAIVEFASGAVGIIEGTADVYPKNLNETLSLFGTDGSVVIGGLAVNKMETWRFADAEEVGDTEEMVLNPNEKDPPTVYGFGHTALFNDFIDAIEQDREPLVSGEKGKKALEIILAIYKSQKAGQPVNLPCGFSTMEMKGVLK, from the coding sequence ATGAAAATTGCCTTAATCGGCTGCGGACGAATTAGTTTTAAACACATTGAAGCCTTTGTTTTTATGAAAGGTAGGGTACAATTCGTTGCTGCCTGCGATCCTATTTTAGAGCGTGCTGAGGAAAAGCGGCTTGAATATAAAAAATCTCTTCCTAATGCAGATGTAAAAATTTTTGCAGACTACAAGGAAATGCTTAAAGAATGTAAACCCGATGTAGTAACAATTGCAACCGAGTCGGGTAAGCATAAGGATATAGCCGTACATTGTCTTAAAAACGGAGCCCATGTTATCTGCGAAAAGCCTATGGCTCTTTCTACTTCGGATGCTCAAACGATGATAGATACAGCTAAGCAAAACAATAAAAAATTAGCCGTTTGCTTTCAAAACCGCTTTAATGCTCCTGTAGTAAAAACACGGGAAGCCTTGGAGAAGGGACGCTTCGGTAAGATGCTTCACGGTATGATTCAGGTACGTTGGAACAGGAATGAAGGTTATTATGCTCAAGCCCCTTGGCGCGGAACTTGGGAGCAGGACGGCGGTACCCTGATGAATCAGTGTACTCATGGTATAGATCTTTTACAGTGGATGATGGGGGAGGATGCCGTAAGAGTTCAAGCTCAAACAAGGCGTTTTATGCGTCCTATTGAAGCCGAGGACTTCGGCTGTGCTATCGTAGAATTTGCATCCGGTGCTGTCGGTATAATAGAGGGCACCGCCGATGTTTACCCTAAAAACTTAAATGAAACCTTGAGCCTTTTCGGCACGGACGGTTCCGTTGTAATCGGAGGTCTTGCCGTAAATAAGATGGAAACGTGGCGTTTTGCCGATGCCGAAGAAGTAGGCGATACTGAAGAAATGGTTTTAAATCCTAATGAAAAGGATCCGCCTACGGTATACGGCTTCGGTCATACGGCTCTTTTTAATGATTTTATAGATGCAATAGAACAAGACCGTGAACCCCTTGTTTCCGGAGAAAAGGGTAAAAAAGCCTTAGAAATAATACTTGCAATTTATAAGTCCCAAAAAGCAGGGCAGCCCGTAAATCTGCCTTGCGGTTTTTCTACCATGGAAATGAAAGGGGTGCTAAAATGA
- a CDS encoding DegT/DnrJ/EryC1/StrS family aminotransferase, which translates to MMNVPFYTATREYKNLKNEFDSALSSVLETGDFILGKAVKDFEEKIASYTGAKYAVGVANGSDALVIASDILGFKNGAEVITPVFTFFASSSCIARLGGKPVFCDVDEDTFCMDMKDAEARITKNTAGLLPVHLFLQTADMSSCMDLAKKHNLKVLEDAAEAFGMKEFYNGSLRIAGTIGDMGIYSFFPTKTLGGYGDGGIIITNNEEYYLKAKSLRVHGATKKYHHDYVGYNSRLDSLQAAVLSVKLKYIDQAIEKRAAHAKQYQELLKNVPQVKIPVIKTKGKEVYYVFNILAENRDELQAYLTENGIGTTVYYPKCLHEQECFKYLGYKKGDFPVAERLCASVLALPMYPELTQDEISYVCEKIGEFYKR; encoded by the coding sequence ATGATGAATGTTCCGTTTTATACTGCAACAAGAGAATATAAAAATCTGAAAAATGAATTTGATTCTGCTTTATCATCCGTATTGGAAACAGGAGACTTTATTTTAGGAAAGGCTGTTAAAGATTTTGAAGAAAAAATCGCCTCTTATACGGGAGCAAAATATGCTGTTGGAGTTGCAAACGGAAGCGATGCCTTGGTGATCGCTTCGGATATCCTTGGGTTTAAAAATGGTGCCGAAGTTATTACTCCTGTGTTTACATTCTTTGCTTCAAGTTCTTGTATAGCTCGGCTAGGCGGTAAGCCTGTCTTTTGTGATGTAGATGAAGATACCTTTTGTATGGATATGAAGGATGCCGAAGCCCGTATTACAAAAAACACGGCAGGGCTTCTTCCAGTTCATTTATTTTTACAAACTGCCGACATGTCTTCCTGTATGGATTTGGCAAAAAAGCATAATCTTAAAGTACTTGAAGATGCGGCTGAAGCTTTCGGTATGAAGGAATTTTATAACGGTTCTTTACGCATAGCCGGAACCATAGGGGATATGGGAATCTACTCCTTCTTCCCGACAAAAACTTTGGGAGGCTACGGCGACGGCGGAATTATAATTACAAATAATGAAGAGTATTATCTAAAGGCAAAAAGTCTCCGCGTCCACGGAGCAACAAAAAAATATCATCATGATTATGTAGGATATAACTCCCGCCTTGACAGTTTACAAGCTGCGGTTTTAAGTGTAAAGTTAAAATATATTGATCAGGCAATTGAAAAAAGAGCGGCACACGCTAAACAATATCAAGAGCTTTTAAAGAATGTACCTCAGGTAAAAATTCCTGTTATAAAAACTAAAGGAAAAGAGGTTTATTATGTCTTTAATATTTTAGCCGAAAATCGTGATGAGCTGCAAGCCTATCTTACCGAAAACGGAATCGGCACAACCGTTTACTATCCTAAATGCTTACATGAACAGGAGTGCTTTAAATATCTCGGTTATAAAAAAGGAGACTTCCCCGTTGCCGAAAGACTCTGTGCTTCCGTTCTTGCTCTTCCTATGTATCCTGAGCTTACTCAAGATGAAATCAGCTATGTTTGTGAGAAGATAGGGGAGTTTTATAAAAGATAA
- a CDS encoding DUF3843 family protein, which yields MTKKYIDKSRNKIKVLDWKKYRPEGFNSVSDSYYVKLSSRIYKELLAFSPDTAVWTKECVREISIVSSSYLEDVVSNLGIFKSFRDKHEELYGSKLPFFKTGKDYFEDAVNYVDVLFLVWYISSLHIFTDGFLFPFGGTVIDLADIIYDILEDEYDDAPINKTYSEIFEALETDDPAIMRLACFEIARSNYLYGPDIISRFKDYLDEHMEIAEDDIEAASNYAYLFQVLFSFKVRSCLLSMDIFEIAGRLAKHHGNDDIEVFSVEPESFIFSLFEILYIGDEYIEARHFSSGAVIRIVKETFRGAESLKPNLKLLLGVVKKSENWYFCGVSISGASYDGFSYKRYEAHIFNDHMRQSTEESLQKLTDFFIERYKGKMLFLSPEEAQKIPEDFFKAYNKKNSLEKNLDYDEDASDLNDGIEELKFPGTEKYNCLF from the coding sequence ATGACGAAAAAATATATTGATAAGTCCAGAAATAAGATTAAGGTTTTGGATTGGAAAAAATATAGACCGGAAGGTTTTAATTCTGTTTCCGATTCCTATTATGTAAAACTTTCTTCTAGGATTTATAAAGAATTATTGGCTTTTTCGCCTGATACTGCGGTTTGGACTAAGGAATGTGTTAGAGAAATTTCAATAGTTTCATCTTCATACTTGGAGGATGTTGTATCTAATCTTGGAATTTTTAAGTCATTCAGGGATAAACATGAAGAGTTGTACGGTTCTAAACTGCCTTTTTTCAAAACAGGCAAAGATTATTTTGAAGATGCTGTTAATTATGTAGATGTATTGTTTTTAGTGTGGTATATTTCCTCGTTGCATATTTTTACTGACGGTTTTTTATTCCCTTTTGGCGGTACTGTTATAGATTTAGCCGATATTATTTATGATATCTTAGAAGATGAGTATGACGATGCTCCTATAAATAAGACTTATTCTGAAATATTTGAGGCTCTTGAAACTGATGATCCTGCTATTATGAGACTTGCTTGTTTTGAGATTGCAAGGTCGAATTATCTTTATGGGCCTGATATAATTTCAAGATTTAAAGATTATCTTGATGAACATATGGAAATTGCAGAAGATGATATAGAGGCTGCTTCTAATTATGCTTATCTGTTTCAAGTATTGTTTTCTTTTAAGGTAAGGTCTTGCTTACTTAGTATGGATATTTTTGAAATAGCTGGGCGGCTTGCCAAACATCATGGTAACGATGATATTGAGGTTTTTTCTGTCGAGCCTGAGTCTTTTATTTTTTCGCTTTTTGAAATTTTATATATAGGTGATGAGTACATAGAAGCAAGGCATTTTTCTTCAGGTGCTGTTATTCGGATTGTAAAGGAAACTTTTAGAGGTGCTGAATCTTTAAAACCTAATTTAAAATTGTTGTTAGGTGTTGTCAAAAAGTCCGAAAATTGGTATTTTTGCGGAGTGAGTATTTCAGGGGCTTCTTATGATGGTTTTAGTTATAAAAGGTATGAAGCTCATATATTTAATGATCATATGCGGCAAAGCACTGAAGAATCTTTGCAAAAACTGACCGATTTCTTTATTGAGAGGTATAAGGGAAAAATGTTGTTCCTGAGTCCTGAAGAAGCTCAAAAAATACCGGAAGATTTTTTTAAAGCATATAACAAAAAGAACAGTTTAGAAAAAAATCTGGATTATGATGAAGATGCTTCAGATTTGAATGATGGAATTGAAGAGTTGAAATTCCCCGGTACTGAAAAATATAACTGTTTATTTTAA
- a CDS encoding nucleotidyltransferase domain-containing protein, whose product MIGILQKYIKSGEVIVFGSRVIGTNTERSDIDIALNNIVFFSPYSLGDLIDEIAEPDFPYLADVVINKDITNPALKVHIDRVGRGLVMIGDI is encoded by the coding sequence TTGATCGGTATTTTACAAAAATACATTAAGAGTGGAGAAGTAATAGTCTTTGGTTCTCGCGTAATTGGTACCAATACCGAAAGAAGTGATATAGATATAGCATTAAATAATATTGTGTTTTTTTCGCCTTATTCACTAGGCGATTTGATTGACGAAATAGCCGAGCCGGATTTCCCATATTTAGCTGATGTTGTGATTAATAAGGATATTACTAACCCTGCTTTGAAGGTTCATATTGATAGGGTGGGGCGGGGTTTGGTAATGATTGGTGATATATAA
- a CDS encoding asparagine synthase-related protein codes for MKSENIGWFFVYFKSEAAASRFMLDDTLEVSKNNFVSTTSFLAYANFIDRFKDDHIYIDMDDCFYLQDGVVLNCFGTLGDKIVHSETKLFWKNFYGPFAGVKFDKRNKTVIAYTNQTGEKPVYYFSNEEYFMLSSSVYIVSKILQKNNLQYTLNEKTANFLLTYYHTLLDNTIISEVKRLRAGHYLVFEDNQLIIKSYKVFAHHIDEAITEDDAVEEIDRLFMRAVQYEFKKDVQYGYKHFVTLSGGLDSRMTCMVAHELGYTNMLAFHFSSADYFEESIARRIATDLRIGYLYRSLNDCEVIYSLTDLIKLNYGNAIYSGIGGSFWAYKNLYENNSCYGTVHTGQIGDVILGGSFFEIPKLAKPNDKKVESKIIEPFKIDWSLYENDEQKDIYERLFSGTISAHQVTQHFTEETSPFLEPDFMDFCLSLPIRMRYKNNIYQKWIFKKHPDAAKYIWEKTGKKIDTLSVDYINNMKVAMKNASYMQWLVKLYRYTRKKKILYKENMNPFEKWYLENPILKNFIDTYYINYISKTDRYPNVKMECERVFEQGSGREKLFVLTVLGVMNQYF; via the coding sequence ATGAAAAGCGAAAATATCGGATGGTTTTTTGTATATTTTAAATCAGAAGCGGCTGCTAGTCGATTTATGTTAGATGATACTTTGGAAGTATCAAAGAATAATTTCGTTTCTACTACGTCTTTTTTAGCATATGCTAATTTTATTGATAGATTTAAAGATGATCATATATATATCGATATGGATGATTGTTTTTATTTGCAAGATGGCGTTGTATTAAATTGTTTTGGGACTCTTGGTGATAAAATTGTACATTCTGAAACTAAATTATTTTGGAAAAATTTTTATGGGCCTTTTGCTGGTGTTAAGTTTGATAAGAGAAATAAAACTGTTATAGCTTATACAAATCAGACAGGGGAAAAACCTGTTTATTACTTTTCTAACGAAGAATATTTTATGCTTTCTTCAAGTGTATATATTGTATCAAAAATTTTGCAGAAAAATAATTTACAATATACATTGAATGAAAAAACTGCAAATTTTCTTCTTACGTATTATCATACATTATTGGATAATACGATCATTTCTGAAGTTAAAAGATTGCGAGCAGGTCATTATCTTGTGTTTGAAGATAATCAATTAATAATAAAATCATATAAGGTGTTTGCACATCACATTGATGAAGCAATAACTGAAGATGATGCTGTTGAAGAAATTGATCGTTTATTTATGCGAGCTGTCCAGTATGAATTTAAGAAAGATGTTCAATATGGGTATAAACATTTTGTAACCTTAAGTGGCGGATTGGATAGTAGAATGACGTGTATGGTTGCCCATGAATTAGGCTATACCAATATGCTGGCTTTTCATTTTTCAAGTGCTGATTATTTTGAAGAGAGTATTGCTCGAAGAATTGCAACTGATTTGAGAATTGGTTATTTATATCGCTCCTTGAATGATTGTGAGGTCATTTATTCTTTAACAGATCTTATAAAATTGAATTACGGAAATGCGATTTATTCTGGTATTGGCGGTAGTTTTTGGGCTTACAAAAATTTGTATGAAAATAATTCGTGTTATGGTACTGTCCACACGGGACAAATCGGTGATGTGATTTTAGGAGGTTCTTTTTTTGAAATTCCAAAATTAGCAAAGCCTAATGATAAAAAAGTAGAATCAAAAATTATAGAACCATTTAAAATTGATTGGTCTCTTTATGAAAATGATGAACAAAAAGATATATATGAGCGGCTTTTTTCCGGAACTATAAGTGCACATCAAGTAACACAGCATTTTACAGAGGAAACTTCTCCATTTCTTGAGCCTGATTTTATGGATTTCTGCCTTTCTCTTCCTATTCGAATGAGATATAAAAATAATATATATCAGAAATGGATATTTAAAAAGCATCCTGATGCTGCCAAATATATTTGGGAAAAGACAGGCAAAAAAATAGATACTCTTTCAGTTGATTATATTAATAATATGAAAGTAGCCATGAAAAATGCTTCTTATATGCAATGGCTTGTGAAATTATATAGGTATACTAGAAAGAAAAAAATATTATATAAGGAAAATATGAATCCTTTTGAAAAATGGTATTTGGAAAATCCTATTTTAAAAAATTTTATAGATACTTATTATATCAACTACATCAGTAAAACTGATAGATATCCAAATGTAAAGATGGAGTGTGAGAGGGTTTTTGAGCAAGGAAGCGGGCGTGAAAAGTTGTTTGTATTGACGGTATTGGGAGTGATGAATCAGTATTTTTGA
- a CDS encoding oligosaccharide flippase family protein, giving the protein MQICNFFKKIFNRGGLHIFSAGIINKFLSFISISVIVRVLSKSDYGVFGYSYNLLDFFILFQGLGLQHGVLQFCSESNDLQKQQAIAAFTLKTGTVFNVILMFLGLFFSYIYTFKVNTAVYVFRSIVGLLLLSYMTVWAESYLRAKSMNKEYALLTNISSILILLFSVTGAYFLGLFGYISGRYIGNIGTLLFLLYLLKKEVYVIFTTKVHSIEDIEKKEVLKYSVACMVTNAISHSLYLADIFVIGIVSPDPVILADYKVATQIPFALYFVTMSIVIFIYPYFAKNRLNFSWLKTNSIRLLMSNFILNFCIGLFLVLFAKPIIAIVYGEKYVTILPIFRILIISYITAASLRIPIGNILTMLRCVKYNLISSIFLGLINIVLNYYFIKSMGAIGAAWSTLLTVSLSGGMDLMMYVFILARLKNKRNIYDADRS; this is encoded by the coding sequence ATGCAAATATGTAATTTTTTTAAAAAAATATTTAACCGAGGTGGTCTTCATATCTTTTCTGCAGGTATTATAAATAAGTTTCTTTCTTTTATTTCCATTTCGGTAATAGTTCGTGTATTGTCAAAAAGCGATTATGGTGTATTCGGTTACAGTTATAATCTTCTTGACTTTTTTATATTATTTCAGGGACTAGGATTACAGCATGGTGTTTTGCAGTTTTGCTCTGAATCGAATGATTTACAAAAGCAACAGGCTATTGCGGCTTTTACATTAAAGACGGGTACTGTATTTAATGTAATTCTGATGTTTTTAGGTCTTTTTTTTAGTTATATATATACTTTTAAGGTAAATACTGCTGTATATGTTTTTAGAAGTATTGTTGGACTATTATTGCTCTCCTATATGACGGTATGGGCGGAATCATATTTACGTGCAAAAAGTATGAATAAAGAATATGCATTGCTGACTAATATATCCTCAATTCTTATATTATTATTTTCTGTTACAGGAGCTTACTTTTTGGGGCTATTCGGTTATATAAGTGGTAGATATATTGGAAATATAGGAACCCTACTTTTTTTGTTATATCTTTTAAAAAAAGAAGTATATGTAATATTTACAACGAAAGTACACTCTATAGAAGATATAGAAAAAAAAGAAGTCTTAAAGTATTCCGTTGCTTGTATGGTTACGAATGCAATTAGTCATTCATTATATTTAGCTGATATATTTGTTATAGGAATAGTGAGTCCTGATCCTGTAATATTAGCCGATTATAAAGTCGCTACACAAATACCTTTTGCTTTGTATTTTGTAACGATGAGTATTGTTATTTTCATTTATCCGTATTTTGCAAAAAATAGACTTAATTTTAGCTGGCTAAAGACTAACAGTATTAGATTGTTAATGAGTAATTTTATCTTAAACTTCTGTATAGGTTTGTTTTTGGTTTTGTTTGCTAAACCTATTATTGCTATTGTATATGGAGAAAAATATGTGACAATTCTTCCGATTTTTAGAATATTAATAATCTCATATATAACGGCAGCTTCTTTACGGATACCCATAGGTAATATTTTGACTATGCTTCGGTGTGTAAAATATAATCTTATAAGTTCAATTTTTCTTGGTTTGATAAATATTGTATTAAATTATTATTTTATAAAATCAATGGGTGCTATAGGAGCTGCATGGTCAACTTTATTAACAGTTTCATTGTCCGGAGGTATGGATTTAATGATGTATGTATTTATCCTTGCTAGGCTTAAAAACAAAAGAAATATCTATGATGCAGACCGTTCATAA
- a CDS encoding glycosyltransferase, with protein MMQTVHKFLITGNSDTFYIRSFIEYVLVPLGYDIYVQQDTKGFVEFYDKYNVHFIKTAPKRFIFALPKIGTVLRFILNTYYLLRARPFEFIHIQFVTKRLLKQALFIKTENTKVVASFWGSDLLRQKKKYLFSELDMLNKLDFISGDAYILQDKYNEIFPSAKNALNVIYYGVTLFPYIDKCLLTKDTLKPELGISKDKIIVSIGYNAGWFQQHDKVIRSLMTLSQKEKNRYVLFLQLYAARTDETYFASLLKMLEISGFEYRIYDKYISNDDMAKLRVVTDIFINAQTTDAFCNTIKEYMYAYTHIINASWLHYPEIDKFGLNVFEFKSFSEIPALLDSRLSDRELESNRAIIAKEGSWDTCREKWTAVYCRKDQ; from the coding sequence ATGATGCAGACCGTTCATAAATTCCTTATTACAGGTAATAGTGATACTTTTTATATTCGATCATTTATAGAGTATGTCCTCGTACCGCTTGGTTATGATATCTATGTACAGCAAGATACTAAAGGCTTTGTGGAATTTTATGATAAGTATAATGTTCATTTTATTAAAACAGCACCTAAACGTTTTATATTTGCGCTTCCTAAGATTGGTACTGTTTTGCGTTTTATTTTAAATACATATTATCTACTGCGTGCAAGACCGTTTGAATTCATTCATATACAGTTTGTTACAAAGCGTTTATTGAAGCAAGCTCTTTTTATAAAAACGGAGAATACGAAAGTGGTTGCTTCTTTTTGGGGAAGCGATTTATTGCGACAAAAGAAAAAATACCTATTTTCTGAATTGGATATGCTTAATAAGCTCGATTTTATTAGCGGTGATGCCTATATACTACAAGATAAATATAATGAAATTTTCCCCTCTGCAAAGAATGCTCTTAATGTTATATACTATGGGGTGACATTATTTCCTTATATTGATAAATGTCTTTTAACAAAAGATACGTTAAAGCCCGAATTGGGCATATCTAAAGATAAAATAATAGTTTCAATTGGATATAATGCCGGTTGGTTTCAGCAGCATGATAAAGTTATAAGAAGCCTTATGACTCTTTCGCAAAAAGAAAAAAACAGATATGTACTTTTTTTGCAATTATATGCTGCACGCACTGATGAAACATATTTTGCATCGCTACTGAAAATGCTCGAGATTAGCGGATTTGAATATAGAATTTATGATAAATATATTTCAAATGATGATATGGCTAAACTGAGGGTTGTAACGGATATTTTTATTAATGCGCAAACGACTGATGCTTTTTGCAATACAATAAAAGAATATATGTATGCTTATACCCATATAATCAATGCTTCTTGGCTTCATTATCCCGAAATTGATAAATTTGGACTTAATGTTTTTGAATTTAAATCTTTTAGTGAAATCCCTGCTTTATTAGATAGCCGGTTGTCGGATAGAGAGCTTGAAAGCAATCGTGCTATAATTGCAAAAGAAGGTTCGTGGGATACATGTCGTGAAAAATGGACGGCAGTATATTGCCGAAAGGATCAATAA
- a CDS encoding polysaccharide biosynthesis protein, translating to MKNGRQYIAERINNMFNLEKFISHNVIKRNESLFQKDVDANGEKLKQAISNKRLLVIGGAGSIGSAFIKECLLFKPKSLVVVDINENGLTELTRDLRNTSGLTIPDDYAFYPISYASDVFRKMYQNRGGFDIVANFSAHKHVRSEKDIYSIEAMLKNNLLDARNLLDFLVKLPPRIFFCVSTDKAANPVNIMGASKRVMEDMIFSYSNYFSIKTARFANVAFSNGSLPAGFLNRLDKLQPISAPSDVKRYFVSPKESGQICMLACMLGENCEIYFPKLKAEEMLTFSNIASALLTEKGYSVDYCDSDMEALRKSERLKLGSMDYPVHYSSSDTTGEKQYEEFYTSDEIADMSQFSALGVIKNITIPSEQKIDLLFSKLHAVLKKQCYDKAEIIEVFKWYLPNFAHEEKNKSLDGKM from the coding sequence GTGAAAAATGGACGGCAGTATATTGCCGAAAGGATCAATAATATGTTTAACCTTGAAAAATTTATTTCTCATAATGTGATTAAACGCAATGAGAGTCTTTTTCAGAAAGATGTGGATGCGAATGGCGAGAAATTAAAGCAAGCGATTTCTAATAAGCGTCTGCTTGTTATTGGAGGGGCAGGAAGTATCGGCAGTGCTTTTATTAAGGAGTGTCTTTTATTTAAACCGAAGTCATTAGTCGTTGTTGATATTAATGAAAATGGTCTTACTGAACTTACACGTGATTTAAGAAATACCTCCGGATTGACTATTCCTGATGATTATGCCTTTTATCCCATCAGCTACGCATCTGATGTTTTTAGAAAAATGTATCAAAATCGTGGCGGTTTTGATATTGTCGCAAATTTTTCCGCACATAAACACGTGCGAAGTGAAAAAGATATCTACTCCATAGAAGCTATGCTTAAAAATAATCTTCTCGATGCCCGTAACTTACTTGATTTCCTTGTAAAACTGCCGCCGCGTATCTTTTTTTGTGTTTCAACTGATAAAGCTGCAAATCCGGTCAATATTATGGGCGCAAGTAAACGCGTTATGGAAGATATGATATTTTCTTATTCAAACTATTTTTCAATAAAAACGGCTAGGTTTGCTAATGTTGCTTTTTCTAATGGCTCATTACCGGCAGGTTTCCTTAATAGACTCGATAAGCTTCAGCCTATTAGCGCTCCCTCTGATGTAAAACGCTATTTTGTGTCTCCTAAGGAAAGCGGGCAAATTTGTATGTTAGCCTGTATGCTGGGGGAAAATTGTGAGATTTATTTTCCTAAATTAAAAGCGGAAGAAATGCTGACGTTTTCAAATATTGCCAGTGCATTACTGACTGAAAAAGGTTATTCTGTAGATTATTGCGATTCCGACATGGAAGCATTAAGAAAGTCTGAAAGACTTAAGCTTGGTAGTATGGACTATCCTGTGCATTATTCTTCTAGTGATACAACCGGAGAGAAGCAATATGAAGAGTTTTATACGAGTGATGAAATAGCAGATATGAGCCAATTTTCTGCTTTGGGCGTGATAAAAAACATTACTATTCCTTCAGAACAAAAAATAGATTTATTGTTTAGTAAACTTCATGCAGTACTGAAAAAGCAATGTTATGATAAAGCTGAGATTATCGAAGTGTTTAAGTGGTATCTTCCTAATTTTGCACATGAAGAAAAAAACAAGTCACTTGACGGAAAAATGTAA
- a CDS encoding LegC family aminotransferase, translated as MKYQNVVDFIRQLYKNSTSIFLHNPIFLGNEKKYLNDCIDSTYVSSVGEYVTRFENDIEAYTGAKRAVVCVNGTMSLFMALKLAGVKPNDEVITQPLTFIATVNAIVYCYAEPIFLDVDEETMSLSPMKMKTWLERNAEIKNGVCYNKLTERRISACVPMHTFGMPAKLNELLDVCEEWKLTLIEDAAESIGSFYKGRHTGTLGKIGCMSFNGNKTITCGGGGILLFNDKTLGDYAKHITTQAKIPHRWEFKHDAVGYNFRMPNINAALGCAQLECLSEILLNKRTTAEEYRKYFATCSNIEYFDEPKNCNSNFWLNSILLKNRYERDLFLQETNDNGIQTRPIWALMNTLPMFANCQCDYLETANMFADRVVNIPSGYR; from the coding sequence ATGAAATATCAGAATGTAGTTGATTTTATTAGACAATTGTATAAAAATTCAACTTCAATTTTTCTTCATAATCCTATTTTTCTAGGTAATGAGAAAAAATATTTAAATGATTGTATTGATAGTACATATGTTTCGAGTGTCGGTGAATATGTTACTCGTTTTGAAAATGATATTGAAGCATATACCGGTGCAAAACGTGCTGTAGTCTGTGTTAATGGTACTATGTCTTTATTTATGGCTCTGAAACTTGCTGGTGTAAAACCTAATGATGAAGTTATTACGCAGCCACTAACATTTATAGCAACAGTTAATGCAATTGTATACTGTTATGCAGAGCCGATTTTTTTAGATGTTGATGAAGAGACCATGAGTCTGTCACCCATGAAAATGAAAACATGGCTGGAACGAAATGCTGAAATTAAAAATGGTGTATGTTATAATAAATTAACGGAGAGAAGAATTTCTGCTTGTGTGCCGATGCATACTTTTGGTATGCCTGCAAAATTAAATGAGCTTTTGGATGTTTGTGAAGAGTGGAAGCTTACATTAATAGAAGATGCTGCTGAAAGTATTGGAAGTTTCTATAAAGGTAGACATACAGGGACGTTGGGAAAAATAGGGTGTATGAGTTTTAATGGTAATAAGACTATTACTTGTGGCGGTGGTGGTATATTATTATTCAATGATAAAACTTTAGGTGATTATGCAAAACACATTACAACACAGGCAAAAATACCACATCGATGGGAATTTAAACATGACGCAGTTGGATATAACTTTAGAATGCCTAATATTAATGCGGCACTTGGGTGTGCTCAACTCGAATGTTTAAGTGAAATTCTTCTTAACAAGCGTACTACAGCTGAAGAATATAGAAAATATTTTGCAACGTGTTCTAATATAGAATATTTTGATGAGCCTAAAAATTGTAATTCAAATTTTTGGCTTAATTCAATCTTGCTGAAAAATAGATATGAAAGAGATTTATTCTTACAAGAAACAAATGATAATGGGATTCAAACACGTCCTATATGGGCACTGATGAATACACTCCCAATGTTTGCTAATTGTCAATGTGACTATTTAGAGACGGCAAATATGTTTGCGGACAGAGTTGTTAATATACCTAGTGGGTATAGATAG